One Vespa velutina chromosome 19, iVesVel2.1, whole genome shotgun sequence DNA segment encodes these proteins:
- the LOC124955628 gene encoding uncharacterized protein LOC124955628, protein MENIILISWLNKILLLFCIASILLCLIIQQWVGVISVPIYISLSWTAFVMIVSMWLSCVLLRFTLKRTVPINIEFIKKWIYKRLPKYLELESLSTTEKHKISILENKCNNKVHRKAINTENTNSLSNGDSLSKKKYIYVDDIIRKINLDCIDVWYKNISTDKAFPNEAQTLLKMLLIKILQKVNSIDKLKLANKMADVVLLHLKEYRRALRRVEKGTSTNLEEAYRCLHPGSRSVLTLEHIFHRLVTVLAQEFLQWELTSSLPCKLLVSILARKLLTMIQTISCPNWMFESLLKLLQSISKEASKQWTKDDDIVSVGLNDGITFAMTTVIPHPLLQPVISNKSMTKFMQENQNLSLPINIEKQSLSLKGLTVQHRGLWADINISEMDSEIDNNRISPIYEEPTDFATTIARLRNLLQQKSTATTPLRTEEKSYVICEVNQFINLCIPWTEFHTTADGSQQLLYCIQFDDVEQRGVDLFETTTATVKRQHSDFVQLHNSLEEIPSIASTMSELELPEGGRVEMETYLRNLCIRLANECPTQLRHFLRPSSNAGKKADIVAPRFDRFLAKTVSGVFNTLKTVVPGFEIDSEEEVMPLPTLIPLSDIPWRFVEDIKSKNLAYELQQLVAERIDYCSVDTAYEAVDSMEGSGDSELMANWWDIVNTPYDEEMEELDSKLSLTCVVIDLICEVLTGIGSNNVLQQEAVVRWAKLLFGNVTEPLIEKIISKLSDNLSNMSFTCNSQSNVTAESVILVKDKIFEILQKKIPSDMKLIFGEEDTQKILKYLLTSYEIKKINLDLNMQMLDVLMSQLLISCKTNHDLY, encoded by the exons atggaaaatattatactaataagCTGGCTGAACaagatattactattattctgTATAGCAAGTATATTATTGTGTTTAATTATTCAACAATGGGTTGGAGTTATATCTGTAccaatatatatttcactttCATGGACTGCATTTGTTATGATCGTATCAATGTGGCTTAGTTGTGTTTTACTTAGATTTACATTAAAGAGAACTGTGCcaattaatatagaatttataaaaaaatggatttataaaagattaccAAAATATTTAGAGTTAGAATCTTTGAGCACAACAGAAAAACATAAGATttcaatattagaaaataaatgtaataataaagtacATAGAAAAGCTATCAATACAGAAAATACCAATAGCTTATCTAATGGAGATtccttatcaaaaaaaaaatatatatatgtagatgatataataagaaaaatcaacCTTGATTGTATAGATGTTTGgtacaaaaatataagtacTGATAAAGCATTTCCTAATGAAGCccaaacattattaaaaatgttactaataaaaatattgcaaaaagttaattcgatagataaattaaaGCTTGCTAACAAAATGGCTGATGtagtattattacatttaaaagaatatcgtag AGCATTGCGTAGAGTTGAAAAGGGTACTTCTACGAATCTAGAAGAAGCATACAGATGTTTACATCCTGGATCTCGAAGTGTACTAACTTTGGAACATATATTTCATCGTCTAGTTACTGTTTTAGCTCAAGAATTTTTACAGTGGGAACTAACTAGTTCATTACCTTGTAAATTATTAGTATCTATTTTAGCCAGAAAACTATTGACAATGATACAAACAATAAGTTGTCCTAATTGGATGTTTGAAAGTTTATTAAAGTTACTGCAAAGTATATCAAAAGAAGCCAGCAAACAGTGGACGAAAGATGAT GACATTGTTTCTGTAGGATTGAATGATGGTATAACATTTGCAATGACTACGGTAATACCACATCCTCTACTCCAACCTGTAATTTCTAATAAGTCAATGACAAAATTTATGcaagaaaatcaaaatttatcattgCCAATCAATATTGAAAAACAATCTTTAAGTTTGAAAGGTTTAACAGTACAGCATAGAGGTCTTTGGgcagatataaatatatcggaGATGGATTCagaaattgataataacagAATATCACCGATATATGAAGAACCTACAGATTTTGCCACAACTATTGCAAGactaagaaatttattacagCAAAAGTCTACTGCAACTACACCATT ACGTACAGAAGAAAAATCCTATGTAATATGTGAAGTTAATCagtttataaatttatgtataccATGGACAGAATTTCATACAACAGCAGATGGTTCAcagcaattattatattgcattCAATTTGATGATGTTGAACAGCGTGGAGTAGATTTATTTGAAACTACAACTGCCACAGTTAAAAGACAACATTCTGACTTTGTTCAATTACATAATTCTCTGGAAGAG ataccATCAATAGCCAGTACTATGTCAGAATTAGAATTGCCAGAAGGTGGACGTGTTGAGATGGAAACTTATTTACGAAATCTCTGTATACGTTTGGCCAATGAATGTCCAACGCAATTAAGACATTTTTTGCGACCAAGTAGTAATGCAGGAAAAAAAGCAGATATAGTTGCACCACGATTTGATAGATTTTTAGCTAAAACTGTCAGCGGAGTATTCAATACTTTAAAGACAGTTGTACCTGGATTTGAAATAGATTCAGAAGAAGAAGTTATGCCATTACCAACATTGATACCTTTATCTGATATACCATGGAGATTCGTAGAAGATATTAAATCA AAAAATTTAGCATACGAATTGCAGCAATTAGTGGCTGAAAGAATCGATTATTGTTCTGTAGATACAGCATACGAAGCAGTTGATAGTATGGAAGGCAGTGGAGATTCTGAATTAATGGCAAATTGGTGGGACATAGTTAACACTCCTTATGATg aagaaatggaagaattAGATTCGAAATTATCTTTAACATGTGTtgttatcgatttaatttgtGAGGTATTGACTGGTATTGGAAGTAACAATGTGTTACAACAAGAAGCTGTTGTTCGATGGGCTAAATTGTTATTTGGAAATGTCACTGAACCTCTTATAGAG aaaattatttcgaagttATCAGACAATTTAAGTAATATGTCATTTACATGTAATTCACAAAGTAACGTCACAGCAGAATCTGTTATACTTgtaaaggataaaatatttgaaatattgcaaaaaaaaatcccAAGTGATATGAAACTTATTTTTGGGGAGGAAGATACACAGAagattctaaaatatttacttacttcatatgaaataaaaaagattaatctGGATTTAAATATGCAAATGTTAGATGTCTTGATGTCACAATTATTGATTTCCTGTAAAACAAATCAtgatttatattga
- the LOC124955629 gene encoding 26S proteasome complex subunit SEM1 — MTDGKNDKIKVDLGLLEEDDEFEEFPAEDWTAKDEDNEDISVWEDNWDDDDVEDDFNQQLRAQLEKQKGQGEPTKED, encoded by the exons ATGACtgacggtaaaaacgataaaatcaaaGTAGATCTGGGATTACttgaagaagatgatgaattCGAAGAATTCCCAGCAGAAg ATTGGACGGCAAAAGATgaagataatgaagatattagTGTATGGGAAGATAATTGGGATGATGACGATGTTGAAGACGATTTTAATCAACAATTAAG AGCACAactagaaaaacaaaaaggtcAAGGTGAACCAACAAAAGAAGATTAA